GGCGGTCTTCCCACATGTGTGCGAAAGGGTCTTCGGTGATTGTCAGTTGTAAGCCGTAAGATTTGAGTTCCGTGCGCAAGGCAATTGCCTCTTCGGTGGTGTTCACCCATCCGTCGATGCCCACTTCGCTTCCGGGAGGAAGTACGCTTCCCAGCCATTCGGGGATAGAAGGGGTTTCCGGCATCCGCTCTTTGAATAAGGTGATGCCGGTGTCTTTCAATTGCTCTTCCGCCTGAAGGAAGTAGCGCGAGTCGGTCCAAAGCCCTCCTATATTATATAAGGTGATGACTGCCGTTCCGGCTGAGCCTGTAAATCCTGAAATCCATTTGCGCGACTCCCAATGTCCGGGCACGTATTCGCCCGAATGCGGGTCGGTGCTGGGGACGATGAATGCGGCAAGCCCTCTTTCTTTCATAAAGGCCCGCAAGGCTTCGATTCTTTCTCTTATTTCTGTCTTAGTATCCATCTTTTGCGTAATTAAGGTTTGTATACGGGAAACAAAGATACAATTTCCGTGTCATATTTAATAAAATCTGACGGAAAGTTTTGTAAATAAAGAAAGTATATGTAATTTTGCGCCGCGAATTGACTATGCAAAATAATTTAATAACAACATATTAATTTTTTAAAACATGATTGTAGTACCAGTAAAAGAAGGCGAAAACATTGAAAAAGCGCTGAAGAAATTCAAAAGAAAATTTGAAAAAACAGGTGTTGTAAAAGAATTGAGACGCAGACAACAGTATGACAAACCGTCTGTATTGAAACGTTTGAAGATGGAACATGCCATCTACGTTCAAAAAATGCATCAAACAGAAGAATAATTTCCGCGAAATTCTTTGAATTATTGAATTCTTTTTCATAAATTCGTTGCTGTAAATGATAAAGGCGATATTTTTATGTTGAAAGAATCTTTCCTGAAGTATCTTCAGTTCGAAAAGAACTATTCCGAGAAGACGGTAGTCAGTTACGGAATCGATCTTTCGGGCTTTGAGGCATACTTTAAGGCGGTGGATGAAACATTGGACTTTGCTACGGTCGATGCGGATGTCATCCGGGGATGGGTCGTCTCATTGATGGATGAAGGGTATGCCGCTTCTTCGGTAAACCGGAAGCTGAGTTCGCTGCGTTCTTTTTATCGTTATCTGTTGCGCGAGAAGGTGGTTTCGGTAGACCCTGTCCGGAAGGTGACAGGTCCTAAAAAGAAGAAACCGTTGCCTGTATTCGTGAAAGAGGCCGATATGGACAGGCTGCTTGACGCTGAATGCGGGACTGATTTTGAAAGTGTCCGGAATAAGGCGATTGTGGCTGTTTTCTACGAAACGGGCATCCGGCTCTCGGAACTGATAGGTTTGAAAGACGCAAATGTGGATTTCTCGGCAGGCACGATTAAAGTGACGGGGAAGAGGAATAAGCAACGCGTGATTCCTTTTGGCGAGGAATTGGAAAATATTCTGCAAGTTTATCTTTCTGCAAGAAACGAATATTGCCATACAGAGTGCGAAGCGTTTTTTGTCCGTAAGGAAGGAAAGGCAATGTATCCGGGTATGGTGTATTTGTTGGTGAGACAAAATTTGTCGAGGGTTGTTGCGCTGAAGAAGCGAAGTCCTCACGTGCTGAGGCATTCTTTCGCGACGGCGATGCTGAATAATCAGGCAGGGCTGGAGGCGGTGAAGGAACTGTTGGGGCATGAGAGTCTGACTACGACTGAAATCTATACGCATACAACTTTCGAAGAATTAAAAAAAGTTTATCAACAAGCTCATCCAAGAGCGTAAAAAAAGGAGGTTTTTATGGAAGTAAGAATTCAATCCATTCATTTCGATGCATCTGAGAGGCTGGAAGCTTTTATTCAGAAGAA
The Phocaeicola salanitronis DSM 18170 genome window above contains:
- the rpsU gene encoding 30S ribosomal protein S21 codes for the protein MIVVPVKEGENIEKALKKFKRKFEKTGVVKELRRRQQYDKPSVLKRLKMEHAIYVQKMHQTEE
- a CDS encoding tyrosine-type recombinase/integrase, yielding MLKESFLKYLQFEKNYSEKTVVSYGIDLSGFEAYFKAVDETLDFATVDADVIRGWVVSLMDEGYAASSVNRKLSSLRSFYRYLLREKVVSVDPVRKVTGPKKKKPLPVFVKEADMDRLLDAECGTDFESVRNKAIVAVFYETGIRLSELIGLKDANVDFSAGTIKVTGKRNKQRVIPFGEELENILQVYLSARNEYCHTECEAFFVRKEGKAMYPGMVYLLVRQNLSRVVALKKRSPHVLRHSFATAMLNNQAGLEAVKELLGHESLTTTEIYTHTTFEELKKVYQQAHPRA